ACGCTCTTCTGGCCTAACGGCGAATCACTCAATATGATTCTCGACGATGGTGGTGACTTAACTGTCATGGTGCATGAGAAGTATCCCGAACTTCTTAAGAGCATTAAAGGCCTCACCGAAGAAACAACTACCGGTGTACATCGTCTGCATCAGATGCACGAAGCAGGGAAATTGGGTGTCCCCGCCATTAACGTCAATGACTCAGTCACTAAGAGCAAATTTGACAACCTGTATGGTTGCCGCGAATCTTTGGCAGACGGAATCAAACGTGCCACCGATATCATGATCGCCGGGAAAGTGGTTGTGGTCTGCGGCTATGGCGATGTCGGTAAAGGTTGTGCCGATGCGATGAAAGGTCTGGGTGCACGTGTTCTGGTAACAGAAATCGATCCTATCTGTGCTTTGCAAGCCGCGATGGAAGGTTTTGAAGTCACCACAATGGAAGAGGCGGCTGCCCGTGGCGATATCTTTGTTACCGCCACTGGTTGCTGTGATGTGATCTGTGGCGAACATCTGGATCAAATGAAAAACGAAGCCATCATTTGCAACATCGGGCACTTCGATTCGGAAATTCAAATCGCTTACCTCAAAGAGCGAAAAGATATCAAGCAGATTGAAATCAAACCACAAGTCGACAAGTTCGTTTATCCTGACGGCAAAGCATTAATCGTACTCGCAGAAGGTCGTCTGGTGAACTTGGGTTGTGCGACCGGCCATCCTTCATTTGTTATGTCAAACAGCTTCACCAATCAGGTGATCGGACAGATTGAACTCTGGAACGAATCAGATAAATATGAAGTCGGCGTTTACATGCTTCCCAAACAGTTGGATGAAGAGGTTGCCCGCTTGCACCTGGATAAACTGGGAGTAAAGCTGTCGAAACTCTCCGATCAACAAGCTGATTATCTCGGTATTCCCGTCGAAGGACCTTACAAACCAGAATACTATCGTTATTAAAAGCGAGTCTGTTTTGTAAGCTTTAGAATTGAATTTCCTCCGAATCGCCATCCTGGTAATTCGGAGGTTTTGTTTTTTTAATGCTTTCAGCACTTTGATTGTTTCCTGAAGATTGAGTTTTTATAATCCAAAATCTGTTTTGATGTGAGCATCTATCCTGCAATTCCATTAATCACAAAGAAAGATCCTTTTATGACTCCCTTTTCTTCTCGCCGCGACTTCCTCAAACAAACTACCGCATTTTCTGCTGGACTTGCGTTTTCCAGTTGGGCGGGTTCTGCCTTTGCTTCTACTTCACTGAATCAGCCGTTGTTCAAAATTTCTCTGGCGCAATGGTCTCTGCACCGCGCACTCAAAGGCGGCAAAATGGACAACCTGGAATTTGCGAAAGTTGCTAAAGAAGAGTTTGGAATTTCGGCTGTCGAGTATGTCAATCAGTTCTTCAAAGACAAGGCCAAAGACGCAAAGTATCTCGCCGAGATGAATCAGCGGGCCTCTGATGCAGGTGTGAAAAATTTACTAATCATGATCGATGGAGAAGGGGCACTCGGCGACCCTGATCCCCAAAAGCGAACGCAGGCAATTAAAAATCACCATCAATGGGTAAAAGCTGCTAAAACATTAGGTTGCCATTCGATTCGAGTGAATGCTCGTAGTAATGGCAGCTACAAAGAACAACAAAAACTGGCTGCCGACGGATTACGTCGCCTCACTAAATTTGCAACACAATATGATATTAATGTACTTGTGGAAAATCATGGTGGCCTGTCATCAAACGGTGCCTGGTTGGCGGGTGTCATGAAAATGGTCAATCTTCCCAACTGTGGAACACTGCCTGACTTTGGAAACTTTGTGATCAACCGCAAAACCGGTGAAGAATATGATCGCTATAAAGGGGTCAAAGAACTGATGCCTTATGCGAAAGCAGTCAGTGCCAAAACTCACGACTTTGACAAAGACGGTAATGAGATCAACACCGATTATGTGAAGATGATGAAAATCGTTCTCGACGCCGGTTATCATGGATATGTTGGCATTGAGTATGAAGGCAGGAAGCTCGACGAATACGCGGGAATCAGGGCCAGTAAAAAACTGTTGTTGAAAGTGCGCGATGAACTGACGCCGGTTGCTGAACCTTGTCCTCAACCTGTGCAGGAAGAATGTTGTGGTCGCACCAGACGTGGCCTGTTCCGCAATCGCCGTTTTAGAAGATAAGACAGCTCGATTTCGGACGTCTATAGAGAGAATTAAAAACGCCCCATACATTCTAATTCGTATGGGGCGTTTTGATTTGTCAAATATCAGACACACTCTTATGCCTGATGAGGCTTCGCGACATCGCGATCAGAAAGAATTTCTCTGGCTACGTCTGTCACAAAGTTATCTGCACCTAACCATTTCTCTTTTTTGGGAGCAGGAGCTCCCGCATTCATACCGACTCCCGGATTCCAGAGCGCGGGCAAGGTATGTCTAATGGCAGACATATAGGTTGTAAAGACAGGGTACTTTGTGTCAGGATTCTCATCCTGATAAGAGTCCATTTTCTCGACAAGCTTATTGTGAGCAATTTTGGGGTGTCGATGATGGGGACCATGTACGAAAATGTCGAAGTTGATATATGTGCAAACCCGAGTAATCAGATTAGAACCGATGACGGTTCGTGTTCCCAGCAAAGGATCGTAACTTTGCATTCCCAGGTGTTCTGTGAATTTACGGAATGTCTGAATGACGCTGGCAACCCAATGAGGAATGACCCAGGCAACGAGAAAAGGAACCCAGAGAGAGAACCAGGCAACCGTACCCAAGATCAACGCCCAGACTACAGCCATGGCAGTGTATTCCATCCGCATGGCTTTCATGATATCTGGCTTTTTCACCGGTGTGTTCTTACTGAAACATAGGCGACTGTAAACTAAAGGGGAAGTGATAAACCCAAACGGAAATTCCATCCAACAGAAGATACGACGGAAGTTCAGCGACGTGTTAGGGTCGGAATAAGGCCATAATTCCCAGTCACCTGGCTTATTCAAGTAAGCATGATGACGAATATGAGCTTCGCGATAAGCGGTATAGGAAACAAACAGCATGGTGCCAATGGCGCGACCTAACCAGATGCTAACCCAGGGTTTTCCACATATTCCCTGATGGGACGTTTCATGAAAACAGCTCGACCAGCAAAACATGCTATACGCGGCGATAAGCGTCCACCCTATCTGGAAATACCAGGCACTAGTGGGCCATTGAAAGGCCAATGCTAATATCGCTGCACTGCCAAACAAGGAATGTAAAAAACGGGGAGTCGTTGACTTCGTCTCGAGATCGCTGATCTCTTTGGCGGTGTAATGAGTAACAGACACGGCACGTACCTCCTGGTTGTGCTCAAACTTTCAAAACGATTCGTTAAAATACGTATCGGAAAGGGGAGCCTATGTTCCATCAGGGGAAATGCAACATTTTGCCTGGTTCACATTGAGTTTTACCAGACTTGAGTTTCTTCACTCAAACTTCCCGATACTACTAAAGTAAGTCGGTAAAGGAGTGATGCATAATTGAAACACTCAAACAAAACAGATAATTAATAGAGCGTGCAAAAAGATTGCCGATTATATCGATTTCAGTGATTAAAACACCGAAATGATGACATGACATTCTTCAGGTACGAAGGATTGATGCCATCCCGATGGTCATTACTTTTTGGATGGTAGGTACAGAGATGACTCGGGGAATAATTTTTTGGTCATCAGTATTGTTTTTGAATTGCCGCCATTCCAGATATCCCATTGAGGATTTGCGTATTTCGCAAAGAATTGATCCATTCTCTGTTTGAGTTCGTTGCGAGTCCTATTGAATTTAGAATTTATAATCAAATTTGTTCGTTCACCGGAGTCTTGCGTCAGATCATAAAGCTCGTTAGGACTCTCGCGAAAACGTTCGATGTATTTCCAGTCTTTCGTACGGATGGCACGCACATTTTCAAACTCATAAAAGACGACTTCAGACCAGGGAACCTGTTTACCTTTCAAAACCGGTGCAAAGTTTCGACCGGGAGTTACTGGTTGAGTGGGAATTTTGTCCTGCATTCCCAAATAGCTCAACAATGTGGGATAAACATCATAGTTGGCAACCATTATATCTTGTCGAGCTCCCGATACTATTTTGCCCGGATGAGAAAAAATGAGCGGGATACTGATTGTCCAGTCAAATGCTGTGAGCGGCCTGGTATGATCGCCCATACCCCAATAGCCACTATGACCGCCGGCTAAGCCCTGATCTGCAGTGAAAATGACCAACGTATTCTCACGCAATCCGAGGTCTTTTAGTGTTTGCATGATTTGGCCCACACCATCGTCAACCGCAGAAACCTCTGCAGCATATTTTCGAATGATGTTTAAATCACCAATCCAGTCACCATAGTTGAAATTCCAGGGCTGTGCTTTTTCTCGGGGAAAAGAGGGGAATATCTTTTTTTCGTATTCATCCTTAAACCGATTTTTAATCGGTTCCTTCATAGCAGACCCCAATCCATAAGGACCATTGTAGGTCAGAAATAAAAAGAACGGTTTATTCTGGTTTTGTTTGATGAATTTGATTCCATGCTGTGTCCACAGATCTGTCAGATAGGTCGGTTCATCACGAATTTTCTCGTGCTCGATTACTTTCTGGTTATAAAAACCCGAACTGGCACCATGCGGCTTCGTTATCCAGTATGAAAATCCTTCCTGAGGATAAAGATTATCACCTAGATGCCATTTTCCCGACAACCCACAAACATAGCCTGCATCATGTAATACCTGCGGAATCGATTGAAATTCTTCCAGTGTGTTAAATGCATCAGATCCGGTTTGTATGCGTGGTCTGAGATAACAGTGCACCCCATGCTGGCAGGGCATTAACCCGGTAAGAAATGTGGCTCGAGTGGGAGAACAGACGGCATTATTTGCGAAAGCTCCTGTAAATAAAGTTCCCTCTTTCGCAAGGCGATCGATATTCGGCGTTTTAATGTCGCGGTTTCCATAACAACCCAAAGTCCATTCACCGTGATTATCAGTCATGATAATTACAACATTCGGCTGCTTCTGTTCTGCAGCCGATAGCAAATTGATTCCAGAGAAGCAAAACAAAGAAAACAGGCAAACACGAAACATCAATGAAATCACCTGAGACATGAGTAAAATCCTTCCGGAATTCAGATTAGATATATGACAAACACCATCTAATAAGATGAAGCATCAGAACGGCTTTTTCAAGCTGTTCATTTCCGAGAACAGTAGATTTTTAAATGGTATTGGAATTAATAACGTGAGATTGATAAACCATCGTTGAAGGATATTAATCAGTAATGTGGTGGTTTTTCATGATAAGAATCAGGACCTTCTTCTTCTTCCTCCAGCATTCCAATGCGAAAATCCAATTGTTTCATCGACTTCGTAATGGCATCGACCACTCTGCCTTGTTGCAGGATTGCTTCATTTAACTGTTCGATATCGTGCTGGATATGCATTAACACGGACTCTAGTCCGTTAAGGCGAGATAATAATTCTTCCACCTTGGATGTATGATCATTCATTTTGGACTGTACCTTTCGCTTAAGCTTCTTTTTTGATGATGCATCTAGGTTGGTAATCATATAGAATTTTAGTTGACTTTTGATACTTATTTAAACAACTTGAGGCTAGACTCCCAATGATTCAACGATTTCGAATAAGCATGTCTACTTTTTATTCGGTGTTTCTCTTCTTTTTTTTGCTCTTCACGGAACTGCCTGCTTCCGAAAACGCATTTCAAGTTCGCTTTACCAAATCAATTCATCATCAACCCTTTACTGGTCGCGTTTATTTGATTTTTACACAATCCCATCGGGAACCTCGTTTGGGGCCATCCTGGTTTCAACCGGAATCATTTATTGCTCAAGACGTTGTCAACTGGAAGCCCGGGGAAATTCTCGAGTTCACACCCGATTCAAAAAATTTACTCTCGTTTCCAATACCATTTTCTGAAATGAATTTAGACAATTACCGTGCGCAAGCTGTGGTGCGTTTTAATTCGAATGAACCAAAAATCGGGACAGCACCCGGAAACGGATTCAGTCAAGTTATCGCCGTCCCCAAATATGCCGGTCTAAAAACACCCATTTTGACAATCAATAAACTCGTCGTTGAAAAAACATTTAAAGATACCCAATGGAGCAAACTCTTTAAAATTCGTTCTGCATTATTATCGAAATTTCATAGCCAGGACACCTATTTCGAAGCCACGGTTATTTTGCCCCAGAGTTACTATCAACAGAAACAGCGAAAGTACCCTGTCATTTTTTCGATTCCTGGTTTCGGTGGTGATCATTTTCGTGGATTAAGAAACACGCCTGTTTCCGAGCAGAATGAAGGTCATGTCGAATTTATTCGTGTTGTCTTGAATCCTCAATGTCGTTGGGGACACCATGTTTTCGCTGATTCAGCCAATAACGGCCCCGTGGGCGAAGCATTCACCACAGAATTTCTGCCGGAACTCGAAAAAGCTTATCGCGCGATTCCACACCAACGCGCACGGTTTTTAACTGGTCATTCCTCAGGGGGCTGGTCTTCCCTCTGGTTGCAAGTCACATATCCGGATGTCTTTGGTGGTACCTGGAGTACAGCACCCGACCCTGTCGATTTCCGTAACTTTCAACAAATTAATCTCTATGATTCTTCGAGTAACATGTACCGAGATGCAATGAATCAAGCCAGACCGATTGCCCGCAGAGGACAGACTCCGATTTTATGGTATGAGCCATTTTCTAAGATGGAATATGTACTCGGGCATGGTGGTCAACTACGGAGTTTTGAAGCTGTGTTTAGTCCCCGTGGAAAAGATGGCACACCACTGAAATTATATGATCGGGAAACCGGCAACATTAATCCCGAAGTAGTTGAAGCCTGGAAAGCCTATGACATTCGACTAATACTTGAAACAAACTGGAAAACTCTGTCTCCGAAACTGGCAGGAAAAATTCATGTTTTCATGGGAGAATTGGATACCTTCTATCTGGAAGGAGCAACCATTTTGCTCAAACAATCGCTGGCTCAATTAGATAATGAAGCCGTTGTTGAGATTCATCCTGGAAAAAGCCATTCCTCACTTTTGTCTAAAGAATTGATGTTACGAATTCGTAAAGAGATGGTCCAGGCATTCCTGGCTCATCAGGATGAAATCAAATAACTCGTAGAGGCCTACTCAAAAACAATTTCTTTTTACACTGACTCGCTTAACTGCCAATGTATCGGGCATAGATCGTCTTTGCTGTCGAGGGATCATCGGTACCTTTAATGATAGCACGTCCGTCTCGAAACAAGCTGATTTCATAATCCGGGTTTCTCAAATTCAGTCTGAGGAGATAGGGGTT
The Gimesia aquarii DNA segment above includes these coding regions:
- the ahcY gene encoding adenosylhomocysteinase — protein: MSTETNSLPYKVKDYSEEEFQKLAAWGRKEIELAETEMPGLMALREKYGKDQPLKGTRIAGCLHMTIQTAVLIETLTALGAEVRWSSCNIFSTQDHAAAAIAASGVPVFAWKGMNEEEFDWCIEQTLFWPNGESLNMILDDGGDLTVMVHEKYPELLKSIKGLTEETTTGVHRLHQMHEAGKLGVPAINVNDSVTKSKFDNLYGCRESLADGIKRATDIMIAGKVVVVCGYGDVGKGCADAMKGLGARVLVTEIDPICALQAAMEGFEVTTMEEAAARGDIFVTATGCCDVICGEHLDQMKNEAIICNIGHFDSEIQIAYLKERKDIKQIEIKPQVDKFVYPDGKALIVLAEGRLVNLGCATGHPSFVMSNSFTNQVIGQIELWNESDKYEVGVYMLPKQLDEEVARLHLDKLGVKLSKLSDQQADYLGIPVEGPYKPEYYRY
- a CDS encoding SlyX family protein, which encodes MNDHTSKVEELLSRLNGLESVLMHIQHDIEQLNEAILQQGRVVDAITKSMKQLDFRIGMLEEEEEGPDSYHEKPPHY
- a CDS encoding sulfatase, whose amino-acid sequence is MSQVISLMFRVCLFSLFCFSGINLLSAAEQKQPNVVIIMTDNHGEWTLGCYGNRDIKTPNIDRLAKEGTLFTGAFANNAVCSPTRATFLTGLMPCQHGVHCYLRPRIQTGSDAFNTLEEFQSIPQVLHDAGYVCGLSGKWHLGDNLYPQEGFSYWITKPHGASSGFYNQKVIEHEKIRDEPTYLTDLWTQHGIKFIKQNQNKPFFLFLTYNGPYGLGSAMKEPIKNRFKDEYEKKIFPSFPREKAQPWNFNYGDWIGDLNIIRKYAAEVSAVDDGVGQIMQTLKDLGLRENTLVIFTADQGLAGGHSGYWGMGDHTRPLTAFDWTISIPLIFSHPGKIVSGARQDIMVANYDVYPTLLSYLGMQDKIPTQPVTPGRNFAPVLKGKQVPWSEVVFYEFENVRAIRTKDWKYIERFRESPNELYDLTQDSGERTNLIINSKFNRTRNELKQRMDQFFAKYANPQWDIWNGGNSKTILMTKKLFPESSLYLPSKK
- a CDS encoding alpha/beta hydrolase-fold protein; translated protein: MSTFYSVFLFFFLLFTELPASENAFQVRFTKSIHHQPFTGRVYLIFTQSHREPRLGPSWFQPESFIAQDVVNWKPGEILEFTPDSKNLLSFPIPFSEMNLDNYRAQAVVRFNSNEPKIGTAPGNGFSQVIAVPKYAGLKTPILTINKLVVEKTFKDTQWSKLFKIRSALLSKFHSQDTYFEATVILPQSYYQQKQRKYPVIFSIPGFGGDHFRGLRNTPVSEQNEGHVEFIRVVLNPQCRWGHHVFADSANNGPVGEAFTTEFLPELEKAYRAIPHQRARFLTGHSSGGWSSLWLQVTYPDVFGGTWSTAPDPVDFRNFQQINLYDSSSNMYRDAMNQARPIARRGQTPILWYEPFSKMEYVLGHGGQLRSFEAVFSPRGKDGTPLKLYDRETGNINPEVVEAWKAYDIRLILETNWKTLSPKLAGKIHVFMGELDTFYLEGATILLKQSLAQLDNEAVVEIHPGKSHSSLLSKELMLRIRKEMVQAFLAHQDEIK
- a CDS encoding fatty acid desaturase family protein; translated protein: MSVTHYTAKEISDLETKSTTPRFLHSLFGSAAILALAFQWPTSAWYFQIGWTLIAAYSMFCWSSCFHETSHQGICGKPWVSIWLGRAIGTMLFVSYTAYREAHIRHHAYLNKPGDWELWPYSDPNTSLNFRRIFCWMEFPFGFITSPLVYSRLCFSKNTPVKKPDIMKAMRMEYTAMAVVWALILGTVAWFSLWVPFLVAWVIPHWVASVIQTFRKFTEHLGMQSYDPLLGTRTVIGSNLITRVCTYINFDIFVHGPHHRHPKIAHNKLVEKMDSYQDENPDTKYPVFTTYMSAIRHTLPALWNPGVGMNAGAPAPKKEKWLGADNFVTDVAREILSDRDVAKPHQA
- a CDS encoding sugar phosphate isomerase/epimerase family protein codes for the protein MTPFSSRRDFLKQTTAFSAGLAFSSWAGSAFASTSLNQPLFKISLAQWSLHRALKGGKMDNLEFAKVAKEEFGISAVEYVNQFFKDKAKDAKYLAEMNQRASDAGVKNLLIMIDGEGALGDPDPQKRTQAIKNHHQWVKAAKTLGCHSIRVNARSNGSYKEQQKLAADGLRRLTKFATQYDINVLVENHGGLSSNGAWLAGVMKMVNLPNCGTLPDFGNFVINRKTGEEYDRYKGVKELMPYAKAVSAKTHDFDKDGNEINTDYVKMMKIVLDAGYHGYVGIEYEGRKLDEYAGIRASKKLLLKVRDELTPVAEPCPQPVQEECCGRTRRGLFRNRRFRR